From Hoplias malabaricus isolate fHopMal1 chromosome 11, fHopMal1.hap1, whole genome shotgun sequence, a single genomic window includes:
- the LOC136709307 gene encoding voltage-dependent calcium channel subunit alpha-2/delta-1-like, with amino-acid sequence MKPHSLSLLLLTVLSALHTSSPSQFPTSLMIKEWVDQMQQELVNLADTASAGKSLVQIFMTNQNSYTVEPNNAAKLVENAARNIENFLKKRAKALEDKVMKCTR; translated from the exons ATGAAGCCACACTCCCTCAGCCTGCTGCTCCTCACCGTGCTCTCAGCGCTCCATACTTCCAGCCCCTCTCAGTTCCCCACCTCTCTCAT GATAAAGGAATGGGTGGATCAGATGCAGCAGGAGCTGGTCAATCTGGCTGACACGGCTAGTGCAGGAAAAAGCCTAGTGCAG ATTTTTATGACTAATCAGAATTCCTACACTGTGGAGCCTAACAATGCTGCAAAGCTGGTGGAAAATGCAGCACGGAATATAGAGAACTTCCTAAAGAAGCGAGCCAAAGCTCTGGAG GATAAAGTGATGAAGTGTACTCGCTAA